In one Pseudomonas sp. R84 genomic region, the following are encoded:
- the rimI gene encoding ribosomal protein S18-alanine N-acetyltransferase, producing MSDAVSFRPMTEADLETVLKIEYAAYSHPWTRGIFLDGLGKYQIWLMFEGEQQVGHGVVQIILDEAHLLNITVKPENQGRGLGLTLLEHLMSRAYAASARECFLEVRDSNTGAFKLYERYGFNEIGRRRDYYPAVGGREDAVVMACTLVD from the coding sequence ATGAGTGACGCTGTATCGTTCCGCCCGATGACCGAGGCGGATCTGGAAACCGTGCTGAAAATCGAGTACGCCGCTTACAGCCATCCGTGGACTCGCGGGATTTTTCTCGACGGGCTGGGCAAGTACCAGATCTGGCTGATGTTCGAAGGTGAGCAGCAGGTTGGCCACGGCGTGGTGCAGATCATTCTGGATGAGGCGCATCTGCTCAATATCACTGTCAAACCTGAGAATCAGGGGCGCGGGCTGGGGCTGACGTTGCTTGAGCATCTGATGTCGCGGGCGTATGCGGCTTCGGCGCGGGAATGTTTTCTGGAAGTGCGTGACAGCAATACGGGCGCGTTCAAGTTGTACGAGCGTTATGGCTTCAACGAGATTGGCCGGCGCCGGGATTATTATCCGGCGGTGGGTGGGCGTGAAGATG